The Anolis carolinensis isolate JA03-04 chromosome 1, rAnoCar3.1.pri, whole genome shotgun sequence genome window below encodes:
- the LOC134297742 gene encoding uncharacterized protein LOC134297742: MSMQFQDDEGEIPPSEAESRNERPQRIKHPSAKMLAHLIDEKELLHVRLGSAWERIVTLMGRIECLGITRVPSILQSDLEETFGLWRDLVTKIVQVLERINAKDSELEIVSVLADTNEKENRVRAILDALEFSSPPINLRSEPKRNQSSLCSHETNLLKSPAAALSLKSNRSSQVSKLRERASSKHSHSNKSSAAGSAISSLAALHIKEAARLELQSKVAEAEADAKTADYNLHFQIEQALSGQLTEENVSQLPKQDPSSKVLVHLNSLNSQLSDEDTDKPAAPEMQVEVSAVACTELCSDSHQYRVCHPICLADVYPAKSPWLRKRLYVALDSQSDASLATPEFFRMFDFKTKMVDYTMTTCAGKKKLQGRIASGFVVSSCDQKRQFKLPDLIECSSIPWNKKQIATKEVVETHPHLR; this comes from the coding sequence atgtctatgcagtTTCAAGACGATGAAGGTGagatacctccttctgaggctgaaagtaggaatgaaaggccacaaaggataaagcacccttcagccaagatgctagcccatctaatagacgaaaaggagctcctccatgtgaggttaggttcggcatgggagcgcattgtaacattaatgggcagaatagagtgcttgggtattacaagggtgccatccatattacagtcAGACCTCGaggagaccttcggtctttggagggatttggtgactaagatagtccaggtcctcgagcgcattaacgccaaggattcagagttagaaatagtgagtgtcttagccgatactaatgagaaagaaaatagagtgagggcaattctagatgccttggaatttagttctccacctattaatctaaggtctgagccaaaaagaaatcagtcttccttatgtaGCCATGAGACCAACCTTCTAAAATCGCCTGCTGCGGcgcttagtcttaagtccaaccgctctagccaggtatctaagttAAGGGAGCGTGcttcgtctaaacacagccactctaacAAGTCTTccgctgctgggagtgccatctcttccctagctgccctgcacattaaggaggctgcgcgtcttgagctacagagcaaggttgcggaggcggaagctgatgcaaagACAGCTGACTACAACCTCCACTTTCAAATAGAACAGGCCCTAAGtgggcaactcacagaagaaaatgtaagtcagttgccaaagcaggacccttcttccaaggtgcttgtgcatcttaatagcttaaacagccagctttctgacgaggaCACCGACAAGCcggccgcaccagagatgcaggtggaggtttcagcagtcgcctgtacagagctgtgttctgactcgcaccagtacagagtttgtcatcctatctgcctagcggatgtatatccagccaagagcccttggcttagaaagagactctatgtggccctggattcacagagcgacgcctccctggctactccagagttcttccgcatgtttgactttaaaaccaagatggtcgactacaccatgactacatgtgcaggaaaaaagaagttgcagggtcgcatagcatctggctttgttgtctcctcttgcgaccagaagagacagttcaagctgccagacctgattgagtgttcctccatcccttggaacaaaaagcaaattgcaactaaagaagttgtggagactcatccacatttgcgatga